The Terracoccus luteus genome includes a region encoding these proteins:
- a CDS encoding adenine phosphoribosyltransferase, whose amino-acid sequence MTGIQQLVASKLRDIPDFPQPGVVFRDFTPLLADGAALGALVRDTAARYAGRVDVVVGIEARGFILAAAVAYELGLGMVPVRKAGKLPGKTYRQSYALEYGTAEIEVHTDAFPPGQRVLVLDDVLATGGTAEAACSLIERAGASVVAVEVVLELAFLEGRRRLGDRTVNALLTV is encoded by the coding sequence CTGACCGGCATCCAGCAGCTCGTCGCCAGCAAGCTGCGTGACATCCCCGACTTCCCCCAGCCGGGCGTCGTCTTCAGAGACTTCACGCCGCTGCTCGCCGACGGTGCGGCACTCGGGGCGCTGGTGCGCGACACCGCCGCCCGGTACGCCGGACGGGTCGACGTCGTCGTCGGTATCGAGGCGCGGGGGTTCATCCTCGCCGCCGCGGTGGCCTACGAGCTCGGGCTCGGCATGGTGCCGGTGCGCAAGGCGGGCAAGCTGCCGGGAAAGACCTACCGGCAGTCGTACGCCCTCGAGTACGGCACGGCCGAGATCGAGGTGCACACCGACGCCTTCCCGCCCGGGCAGCGGGTGCTCGTGCTCGACGACGTCCTCGCGACGGGCGGCACCGCGGAAGCGGCGTGCTCGCTGATCGAACGGGCCGGCGCCAGCGTCGTGGCCGTCGAGGTCGTGCTCGAGCTGGCCTTCCTCGAGGGGCGCCGGCGGCTCGGCGACCGCACCGTCAACGCCCTGCTGACGGTCTGA
- the ruvA gene encoding Holliday junction branch migration protein RuvA codes for MIASLSGTVSKVGLDSVVVEVGGVGMLVHTTPATAVSVRLGQPARLATTLVVREDSLTLYGFATDDEKTVFETVQTVSGVGPRLALAMLAVHSPDAVRLALGSGDLAALTKVPGIGKKGAERLVLELRDKLGALPGSVDAAVPAPRPQADEWRDQVLEALVGLGWTARQAEAALDKVAPGAGEGASVSALLRAALQELGR; via the coding sequence ATGATCGCGTCCCTGTCCGGCACCGTCAGCAAGGTCGGCCTCGACTCCGTCGTCGTCGAGGTCGGCGGCGTCGGCATGCTCGTGCACACGACCCCCGCGACGGCGGTCTCGGTGCGGCTGGGCCAGCCGGCCCGCCTCGCGACGACCCTCGTCGTGCGCGAGGACTCCCTCACCCTCTACGGCTTCGCCACCGACGACGAGAAGACCGTCTTCGAGACGGTGCAGACCGTCTCGGGCGTCGGCCCGCGCCTCGCCCTCGCCATGCTCGCGGTGCACAGCCCGGATGCCGTGCGCCTCGCCCTCGGTAGCGGCGACCTCGCCGCGCTGACGAAGGTCCCCGGCATCGGCAAGAAGGGGGCCGAGCGCCTCGTGCTCGAGCTGCGCGACAAGCTCGGGGCCCTGCCGGGGTCCGTCGACGCCGCGGTCCCGGCCCCTCGCCCGCAGGCCGACGAGTGGCGCGACCAGGTGCTCGAGGCCCTCGTCGGGCTGGGCTGGACCGCCCGCCAGGCCGAGGCCGCGCTCGACAAGGTCGCCCCGGGCGCCGGGGAGGGCGCGAGCGTCTCCGCGCTGCTGCGCGCCGCCCTGCAGGAGCTCGGCCGGTGA
- a CDS encoding YebC/PmpR family DNA-binding transcriptional regulator produces the protein MSGHSKWATTKHQKAAKDAKRGKLFAKLIKNIEVAARQGGGDPAGNPTLYDAIQKAKKTSVPNDNIDRALKRGSGAEAGGADWQTIMYEGYAPNGVALLIECLTDNRNRAAAEVRTALTRNGGQLADPGSVAYVFHRKGVVTVPKEAGGEDDILEVVLEAGAEEVNDNGETWEIVSEATDFVAIRKAIQDAGIDYESAEASFVPTLQVPLDLDGAKKMIRVIDALEDSDDVQNVYANGDIPDEVLAELDDDEE, from the coding sequence ATGAGCGGGCACTCCAAATGGGCCACCACGAAGCACCAGAAGGCGGCCAAGGACGCCAAGCGCGGCAAGCTCTTCGCGAAGCTCATCAAGAACATCGAGGTCGCGGCCCGCCAGGGTGGCGGCGACCCCGCGGGCAACCCGACGCTGTACGACGCCATCCAGAAGGCGAAGAAGACGTCGGTCCCCAACGACAACATCGACCGCGCCCTCAAGCGCGGCTCGGGCGCCGAGGCCGGCGGGGCCGACTGGCAGACGATCATGTACGAGGGCTACGCCCCGAACGGCGTCGCGCTGCTCATCGAGTGCCTCACCGACAACCGCAACCGCGCGGCCGCCGAGGTGCGCACCGCCCTGACCCGCAACGGCGGGCAGCTGGCCGACCCGGGCTCGGTCGCCTACGTCTTCCACCGCAAGGGCGTCGTGACGGTGCCCAAGGAGGCCGGCGGCGAGGACGACATCCTCGAGGTCGTGCTCGAGGCGGGGGCCGAGGAGGTCAACGACAACGGCGAGACGTGGGAGATCGTCTCCGAGGCGACCGACTTCGTCGCCATCCGCAAGGCCATCCAGGACGCCGGCATCGACTACGAGTCGGCCGAGGCCTCGTTCGTCCCCACCCTCCAGGTGCCCCTCGACCTCGACGGCGCGAAGAAGATGATCCGCGTCATCGACGCGCTCGAGGACAGCGACGACGTGCAGAACGTCTACGCCAACGGTGACATCCCCGACGAGGTGCTCGCCGAGCTCGACGACGACGAGGAGTGA
- the pdxT gene encoding pyridoxal 5'-phosphate synthase glutaminase subunit PdxT, which yields MSATYRAARAYALPVTTRPTPRIGVLAVQGDSREHLQALASLGAQAVPVRRPEEVEAVDAVVVPGGESTVIDKLLRAFGLMEPLRRRIAEGMPAYGSCAGMILLADRLVDARPDQQTIGGLDVTVRRNAFGRQVDSFEHELEFAGLEGPVRAVFIRAPWVEEAGAGVEVLARVGSGPAAGRIVAVRQGNLMATAFHPEVGGDRRIHAEFVAMTARATSRTTTA from the coding sequence ATGTCCGCAACGTATCGCGCGGCCCGTGCCTATGCTCTGCCCGTGACGACCCGCCCCACCCCGCGCATCGGCGTGCTCGCCGTCCAAGGAGACTCGCGCGAGCACCTGCAGGCGCTCGCCTCCCTCGGCGCGCAGGCCGTCCCGGTCCGCCGACCCGAGGAGGTCGAGGCCGTCGACGCCGTCGTGGTGCCGGGCGGCGAGTCGACCGTCATCGACAAGCTGCTGCGCGCCTTCGGCCTCATGGAGCCCCTGCGCCGTCGCATCGCCGAGGGGATGCCGGCCTACGGGTCCTGCGCCGGGATGATCCTGCTCGCCGACCGCCTCGTCGACGCCCGACCCGACCAGCAGACGATCGGCGGCCTCGACGTCACGGTGCGCCGCAACGCCTTCGGCCGGCAGGTCGACTCGTTCGAGCACGAGCTCGAGTTCGCCGGCCTCGAGGGCCCCGTCCGCGCCGTCTTCATCCGCGCCCCGTGGGTCGAGGAGGCCGGCGCGGGCGTCGAGGTGCTCGCCCGTGTGGGCTCCGGCCCGGCCGCCGGTAGGATCGTCGCGGTCCGGCAGGGCAACCTGATGGCGACCGCGTTCCACCCCGAGGTGGGTGGCGACCGTCGCATCCACGCCGAGTTCGTCGCCATGACGGCACGGGCGACGAGCCGGACCACGACAGCCTGA
- the ruvB gene encoding Holliday junction branch migration DNA helicase RuvB, whose translation MTDPDLPASDGFDLTARIVDPRLDGRLDRDDERVVEAALRPKRLDDFPGQTRVRDQLGLVLEAAKRRGTPPDHVLLSGPPGLGKTTLAMIVASELEQPIRITSGPAIQHAGDLASVLSSLAEGEVLFLDEIHRMSRSAEEMLYLAMEDFRVDVIIGKGPGATAIPLELPPFTVVGATTRAGLLPAPLRDRFGFTGHLDFYAASDLVTILRRSAGLLGLRADEDGITEIALRSRGTPRIANRLLRRVRDWAQVHGDDHVSQAAARAALALFDVDERGLDRLDRAVLDALCRRFNGGPVGLSTLAVAVGEEPDTVETVAEPFLVREGFMVRTPRGRAASALAWEHLGLPVPPDAQGMWSATLPLDEGGPGRLGG comes from the coding sequence GTGACCGACCCCGACCTGCCCGCGAGCGACGGCTTCGACCTCACCGCCCGCATCGTCGACCCCCGCCTCGACGGCCGCCTCGACCGCGACGACGAGCGGGTCGTCGAGGCGGCGCTGCGCCCCAAGCGGCTCGACGACTTCCCGGGCCAGACCCGCGTCCGCGACCAGCTCGGGCTCGTGCTCGAGGCGGCCAAGCGCCGGGGCACGCCGCCCGACCACGTGCTGCTCTCCGGCCCGCCGGGGCTCGGCAAGACGACGCTGGCCATGATCGTCGCCTCCGAGCTCGAGCAGCCGATCCGCATCACGTCGGGCCCGGCCATCCAGCACGCCGGCGACCTCGCGTCGGTGCTCAGCTCGCTGGCCGAGGGGGAGGTGCTCTTCCTCGACGAGATCCACCGCATGTCGCGCTCGGCCGAGGAGATGCTCTACCTCGCCATGGAGGACTTCCGCGTCGACGTCATCATCGGCAAGGGCCCGGGCGCCACCGCCATCCCGCTCGAGCTGCCGCCCTTCACCGTCGTCGGGGCGACGACGCGGGCCGGCCTGCTCCCGGCCCCGCTGCGCGACCGCTTCGGCTTCACCGGCCACCTCGACTTCTACGCCGCGAGCGACCTCGTGACGATCCTGCGCCGGTCGGCCGGCCTGCTCGGGCTGCGGGCCGACGAGGACGGCATCACCGAGATCGCACTGCGCTCGCGCGGTACCCCCCGCATCGCCAACCGCCTGCTGCGCCGCGTGCGCGACTGGGCTCAGGTGCACGGCGACGACCACGTCAGCCAGGCCGCGGCTCGCGCCGCCCTCGCCCTGTTCGACGTCGACGAGCGAGGCCTCGACCGCCTCGACCGCGCCGTGCTCGACGCCCTGTGCCGGCGCTTCAACGGAGGCCCCGTCGGCCTGTCCACCCTCGCCGTCGCCGTGGGGGAGGAGCCCGACACCGTCGAGACCGTGGCCGAGCCCTTCCTCGTGCGCGAGGGGTTCATGGTGCGAACGCCGCGCGGCAGGGCGGCATCCGCCCTCGCGTGGGAGCACCTCGGGCTGCCGGTCCCACCCGACGCCCAGGGGATGTGGTCGGCGACCCTGCCGCTCGACGAGGGCGGGCCCGGTCGCCTCGGCGGCTGA
- the yajC gene encoding preprotein translocase subunit YajC, whose protein sequence is MGNNGNGSFSLIILLLPLLLIGWLFWTSSKRQKQMRNFSQSLSVGDEIVMSSGIFGTIRHLDDTSAWLEIGEGMTIRVDRRAIAMKQAESPAATGPAAATGTTTPSAIDEGRDDSPRGQ, encoded by the coding sequence ATGGGAAACAACGGCAACGGGTCCTTCTCGTTGATCATCCTGCTGCTGCCGCTGCTGCTGATCGGTTGGCTCTTCTGGACGTCGAGCAAGCGCCAGAAGCAGATGCGCAACTTCAGCCAGTCGCTGTCCGTGGGTGACGAGATCGTCATGTCGTCGGGCATCTTCGGCACCATCCGGCACCTCGACGACACCAGCGCGTGGCTCGAGATCGGTGAGGGCATGACCATCCGCGTCGACCGCCGCGCGATCGCCATGAAGCAGGCGGAGTCGCCCGCCGCCACCGGTCCGGCCGCCGCGACCGGGACCACGACGCCGTCCGCCATCGACGAGGGGCGCGACGACAGCCCCCGCGGTCAGTGA
- the ruvC gene encoding crossover junction endodeoxyribonuclease RuvC codes for MRVLAVDPGLTRCGVGVVDGLPGRRLTLVEVGVIRTLPADPTPRRLVAVDDELHHWFERHRPEAVAIERVFADTNVSTVMGTAQVTGLVMVHAERRGLPVTLHTPTEVKAAVSGSGRADKAQVTTMVTRLLGLTTPPKPADAADALALAICHVWRGGTQNRLAEAAAAAPARPSRIPKRVPRSSTAVTAHDPTRPTLPKAPTR; via the coding sequence GTGCGCGTCCTCGCCGTCGACCCCGGGCTGACCCGCTGCGGTGTCGGTGTCGTCGACGGCCTGCCCGGGCGGCGCCTCACGCTCGTCGAGGTCGGCGTCATCCGCACGCTGCCGGCCGACCCCACGCCGCGCCGTCTCGTCGCCGTCGACGACGAGCTGCACCACTGGTTCGAGCGGCACCGCCCCGAGGCGGTCGCCATCGAGCGGGTCTTCGCCGACACCAACGTCTCGACCGTGATGGGCACCGCCCAGGTGACCGGCCTCGTCATGGTGCACGCCGAGCGCCGCGGCCTGCCAGTCACGCTGCACACCCCGACCGAGGTCAAGGCGGCGGTGAGCGGCAGCGGCCGGGCCGACAAGGCGCAGGTCACGACGATGGTGACGCGGCTGCTCGGCCTCACGACGCCGCCGAAGCCCGCCGACGCGGCCGACGCCCTCGCCCTCGCCATCTGCCACGTCTGGCGGGGCGGCACCCAGAACCGGCTCGCCGAGGCGGCCGCGGCCGCACCCGCGCGACCGAGCCGCATCCCGAAGCGCGTGCCGCGCAGCAGCACGGCCGTCACGGCCCACGACCCGACCCGTCCGACCCTCCCGAAGGCTCCCACCCGATGA
- the secD gene encoding protein translocase subunit SecD yields the protein MASSSIKRSAWRSLSALIALVIGLALLAGGLAVWGGGQLTPKLGLDLEGGTEMVLEPQLAGNQQVSSGQIDQAVDIIRQRIDANGVSEAEISTQGGRNIVVSIPGSPTEEQLQAISKPSQLSFRAVFAQDFSALPETANPSGTPTSGGATSTPSSGATSTPAPTSSAPSSSGAATSTPAPSASSTAANGVVPQALRAADSTPTTPASTPASGAASSSPATPAPSASTPSGTATTPAAPATQTPAQQAQAVEGQVTQSLTALGWQQAKATEAAKKVAAQYVALDCGTPGVLEKIVDDPEQPLATCGDDGATKYILGPVEIPGSDIADATSGFQAGPNGQQTSIVEVGLTFNSAGATKFAEVTKRLFALQGQTPLDQFAVVLDKSVITAPRAQAVINDGRASITGSFTVDSAKALAEQLKFGALPISFALQTQDNITPQLGAEQLQIGLLAGLVGLLLVVVYSLLQYRALGFVTVLSLVVASIISYLAVTVLGTTSGFRLTMAGVTGLIVAIGVTADSFIVYFERIRDEVRDGRPLVAAVETGWKRARRTIIAADAVNFIAAGVLYFLASSNVRGFAFTLGLTTLIDLAIVVLFTHPMVQLLARTNFFGQGHRWSGLDPERLGAKVGPRYRGRGQFGTGPRPGGPAPSGGSTSTGSTGSLTPGRAEA from the coding sequence GTGGCGAGTAGCAGCATCAAGCGGTCGGCGTGGCGCAGCCTCAGCGCCCTCATCGCCCTCGTCATCGGCCTCGCCCTGCTCGCGGGCGGGCTCGCCGTCTGGGGCGGCGGACAGCTGACCCCCAAGCTCGGCCTCGACCTCGAGGGCGGCACCGAGATGGTGCTCGAGCCCCAGCTCGCCGGCAACCAGCAGGTCAGCTCGGGCCAGATCGACCAGGCCGTCGACATCATCCGTCAGCGCATCGACGCCAACGGCGTCTCCGAGGCGGAGATCTCGACCCAGGGTGGGCGCAACATCGTCGTGTCCATCCCGGGCTCACCGACCGAGGAGCAGTTGCAGGCGATCAGCAAGCCGTCGCAGCTGAGCTTCCGCGCCGTCTTCGCCCAGGACTTCAGCGCCCTGCCCGAGACGGCGAACCCGTCCGGCACCCCCACCAGCGGCGGCGCCACCAGCACGCCGAGCAGCGGCGCCACGAGCACCCCGGCGCCGACCTCGTCGGCCCCCTCCTCCTCGGGCGCGGCGACGAGCACCCCTGCGCCGTCGGCCAGCTCGACCGCCGCCAACGGCGTCGTCCCGCAGGCGCTGCGCGCCGCCGACTCGACGCCGACCACCCCGGCCAGCACGCCGGCATCCGGCGCTGCCTCGTCGTCACCGGCCACGCCCGCCCCGTCGGCGAGCACCCCGTCCGGCACCGCCACGACGCCGGCGGCCCCGGCGACGCAGACGCCCGCCCAGCAGGCCCAGGCCGTCGAGGGCCAGGTGACGCAGTCGCTCACCGCGCTCGGCTGGCAGCAGGCGAAGGCCACCGAGGCCGCCAAGAAGGTCGCCGCCCAGTACGTCGCCCTCGACTGCGGCACGCCGGGGGTGCTCGAGAAGATCGTCGACGACCCCGAGCAGCCGCTCGCCACCTGTGGTGACGACGGGGCGACGAAGTACATCCTCGGCCCCGTCGAGATCCCCGGCAGCGACATCGCCGACGCGACGAGTGGCTTCCAGGCCGGCCCCAACGGCCAGCAGACCTCCATCGTCGAGGTGGGCCTGACCTTCAACTCCGCGGGCGCCACGAAGTTCGCCGAGGTCACCAAGCGCCTCTTCGCCCTGCAGGGCCAGACGCCGCTCGACCAGTTCGCCGTCGTGCTCGACAAGAGCGTCATAACGGCGCCTCGCGCGCAGGCCGTCATCAACGACGGGCGCGCCAGCATCACCGGCTCGTTCACCGTCGACTCCGCCAAGGCGCTCGCCGAGCAGCTGAAGTTCGGCGCCCTGCCGATCTCGTTCGCCCTGCAGACGCAGGACAACATCACGCCGCAGCTCGGGGCCGAGCAGCTGCAGATCGGCCTGCTCGCCGGCCTCGTCGGCCTGCTGCTCGTCGTCGTCTACTCGTTGCTGCAGTACCGGGCCCTCGGCTTCGTGACGGTGCTCTCGCTCGTCGTCGCGTCGATCATCAGCTATCTCGCGGTGACGGTGCTCGGCACGACGAGCGGCTTCCGCCTGACCATGGCCGGCGTCACCGGCCTCATCGTCGCCATCGGCGTCACGGCCGACAGCTTCATCGTCTACTTCGAGCGCATCCGCGACGAGGTGCGTGACGGGCGCCCGCTCGTCGCCGCCGTCGAGACCGGCTGGAAGCGGGCCCGGCGCACGATCATCGCCGCCGACGCGGTGAACTTCATCGCCGCCGGGGTGCTCTACTTCCTCGCGTCGAGCAACGTCCGCGGCTTCGCCTTCACGCTCGGTCTGACGACGCTCATCGACCTCGCCATCGTCGTGCTCTTCACCCACCCGATGGTCCAGCTGCTCGCCCGCACGAACTTCTTCGGGCAGGGCCACAGGTGGTCGGGTCTCGACCCTGAGCGCCTCGGCGCCAAGGTCGGCCCCCGCTACCGCGGCCGTGGCCAGTTCGGCACCGGGCCGCGGCCCGGCGGACCCGCCCCGAGCGGCGGCAGCACCAGCACGGGCTCCACCGGCTCCCTGACGCCCGGGAGGGCCGAGGCATGA
- the secF gene encoding protein translocase subunit SecF — protein MINFAQIGNDLYTGKRSIDFVKRQKTWYLLSSVLIVLALVGIFARGLNFGIEFSGGSEFRVSGAASTESYEEKARDAIGQAGIGGNVETTIIGQNTVRVQTEAAQDRTAAAQEALGQEFGVPENQVSSTLIGPSWGESVSRQAIQGLLVFLVLVTIVMALYFRTWKMAVSGLVALLHDLVITVGIYALFGFEITPSSMIGFLTILGYSLYDTVVVFDKVRENTAEAFQTRRMTYRQAANLAVNQTLVRSINTTVVALLPIAAVLVVGFTLLGPGTLLDLSLALFIGIAVGAYSSIFIATPLLVDLRRNEPAVVELDRYVAKHADRRPVRVGAGAGARAGEDAGQSAPVGSAGADVTGAAGSYDERADGAPEPAGRPLHRYVQAGPRNQPKRPPKSKR, from the coding sequence ATGATCAACTTCGCCCAGATCGGCAACGACCTCTACACGGGCAAGCGCTCGATCGACTTCGTGAAGCGCCAGAAGACCTGGTACCTGCTGTCGTCGGTGCTCATCGTGCTCGCCCTCGTCGGCATCTTCGCCCGCGGCCTCAACTTCGGCATCGAGTTCAGCGGTGGCTCCGAGTTCCGCGTCTCCGGTGCGGCCTCGACCGAGAGCTACGAGGAGAAGGCCCGCGACGCGATCGGCCAGGCCGGCATCGGCGGCAACGTCGAGACGACGATCATCGGTCAGAACACCGTCCGCGTGCAGACCGAGGCCGCCCAGGACCGCACCGCCGCCGCCCAGGAGGCCCTGGGCCAGGAGTTCGGGGTGCCGGAGAACCAGGTGAGCTCGACGCTCATCGGCCCCAGCTGGGGCGAGTCGGTCAGCCGCCAGGCCATCCAGGGGCTGCTCGTCTTCCTCGTGCTCGTCACCATCGTCATGGCCCTCTACTTCCGCACGTGGAAGATGGCCGTGTCGGGTCTCGTGGCGCTGCTGCACGACCTCGTCATCACCGTCGGCATCTACGCCCTCTTCGGGTTCGAGATCACACCGTCGTCGATGATCGGCTTCCTCACCATCCTCGGCTACTCGCTCTACGACACGGTCGTCGTGTTCGACAAGGTGCGCGAGAACACGGCCGAGGCGTTCCAGACGCGGCGCATGACCTACCGACAGGCGGCCAACCTCGCCGTCAACCAGACCCTCGTGCGCTCGATCAACACGACCGTCGTCGCGCTGCTGCCGATCGCCGCCGTGCTCGTCGTCGGCTTCACGCTGCTCGGCCCGGGCACCCTGCTCGACCTGTCGCTCGCCCTCTTCATCGGCATCGCGGTGGGCGCGTACAGCTCGATCTTCATCGCGACGCCGCTGCTCGTCGACCTGCGTCGCAACGAGCCCGCGGTCGTCGAGCTCGACCGCTACGTCGCCAAGCACGCCGACCGCCGCCCCGTGCGTGTCGGTGCCGGTGCCGGTGCACGCGCCGGTGAGGATGCCGGTCAGTCGGCGCCCGTCGGATCAGCCGGCGCCGACGTGACCGGTGCCGCCGGCAGCTACGACGAGCGGGCCGACGGTGCGCCCGAGCCCGCCGGCCGGCCGCTGCACCGCTACGTGCAGGCCGGGCCGCGCAACCAGCCGAAGCGCCCGCCGAAGTCGAAGCGGTGA
- a CDS encoding RelA/SpoT family protein, with product MSEDVQAGLSTPSRVRARFARFGATRPTGNPVLEPLMTAVRQAHPKADLSIIERAYAVAERAHDGQMRKSGDAYITHPLAVTTILAELGMTPPTLAAALLHDTVEDTAYSLDELRRDFGDEIAMLVDGVTKLDKVTYGEAAQAETVRKMVIAVARDIRVLVIKLADRLHNARTWRYVSAESAARKANETLEIYAPLAHRLGMNTIKWELEDLSFATLYPKVYDEIVRLVAERAPAREEYLTGVRNQVTQDLDAARIKASVTGRPKHYYSVYQKMIVRGRDFEEIYDLVAVRVLVDTVRDCYAALGALHSRWNPVAGRFKDYIAMPKFNMYQSLHTTVIGPQGKPVEIQIRTHTMHRRAEYGVAAHWKYKDQAVSGGPARPGEAVPQNDMAWLRQLLDWQRETEDPGEFLDSLRFEMGSSELYVFTPKGAVIGLPVGGTPVDFAYAVHTEVGHHCIGARVNGRLVPLESTLENGDVVEVLTSKADGAGPSRDWLQYVKSPRARNKIKAWFSKERREEAIEAGKDSIVKALRKQNLPLQRIMSHDSMTAVANDLRYQDIDALYAAVGESHVSAQHVVGKIVAALGGVEGATEDLAEATVPNRAARRRGGDPGVVVVGMSDVWVKLAKCCTPVPGDPILGFVTRGNGVSVHRVDCTNADQLTANPERLIEVEWAPSSASVFLVQLQVEALDRNRLLSDVTRVLSDQHVNILSAYVQTSRDRMAISRFTFEMGDPAHLDHVIKAVRKIDGVFDVYRVNGGKSTA from the coding sequence ATGAGTGAGGATGTCCAGGCCGGGCTCTCCACGCCGTCGCGCGTGAGGGCCCGCTTCGCCCGCTTCGGGGCGACGCGGCCGACGGGCAACCCGGTGCTCGAGCCCCTCATGACGGCTGTCCGACAGGCCCACCCGAAGGCCGACCTGAGCATCATCGAGCGGGCCTACGCGGTCGCCGAGCGGGCGCACGACGGCCAGATGCGCAAGAGCGGCGACGCGTACATCACGCACCCGCTCGCGGTGACGACGATCCTCGCCGAGCTCGGGATGACCCCACCGACGCTCGCGGCCGCCCTGCTGCACGACACGGTCGAGGACACCGCCTACAGCCTCGACGAGCTGCGGCGCGACTTCGGCGACGAGATTGCCATGCTCGTCGACGGCGTCACCAAGCTCGACAAGGTGACCTACGGCGAGGCCGCGCAGGCCGAGACCGTTCGCAAGATGGTCATCGCCGTGGCCCGCGACATCCGCGTGCTCGTCATCAAGCTCGCCGACCGGCTGCACAACGCCCGTACGTGGCGCTACGTCAGCGCCGAGTCGGCCGCCCGCAAGGCGAACGAGACCCTCGAGATCTACGCGCCGCTCGCGCACCGCCTCGGCATGAACACGATCAAGTGGGAGCTCGAGGACCTCTCGTTCGCGACGCTGTACCCCAAGGTGTACGACGAGATCGTGCGCCTCGTCGCCGAGCGCGCCCCCGCCCGCGAGGAGTACCTCACCGGGGTGCGCAACCAGGTGACGCAGGACCTCGACGCCGCCCGCATCAAGGCGAGCGTCACCGGGCGACCGAAGCACTACTACTCCGTGTACCAGAAGATGATCGTGCGCGGCCGTGACTTCGAGGAGATCTACGACCTCGTCGCGGTGCGGGTGCTCGTCGACACGGTGCGTGACTGCTACGCGGCGCTCGGGGCGCTGCACTCGCGGTGGAACCCGGTGGCCGGGCGCTTCAAGGACTACATCGCGATGCCGAAGTTCAACATGTACCAGTCGCTGCACACGACGGTCATCGGCCCGCAGGGCAAGCCGGTCGAGATCCAGATCCGCACCCACACGATGCACCGCCGCGCCGAGTACGGCGTCGCCGCCCACTGGAAGTACAAGGACCAGGCCGTCAGCGGGGGCCCCGCCCGCCCCGGGGAGGCCGTGCCGCAGAACGACATGGCGTGGCTGCGCCAGCTGCTCGACTGGCAGCGCGAGACCGAGGACCCGGGTGAGTTCCTCGACTCGCTGCGCTTCGAGATGGGCAGCAGCGAGCTCTACGTCTTCACGCCCAAGGGGGCCGTCATCGGCCTGCCCGTCGGTGGCACCCCCGTCGACTTCGCCTACGCCGTGCACACCGAGGTCGGCCACCACTGCATCGGCGCGCGGGTCAACGGCCGCCTCGTCCCGCTCGAGTCGACCCTCGAGAACGGCGACGTCGTCGAGGTGCTGACGAGCAAGGCCGACGGCGCCGGCCCGTCACGCGACTGGCTGCAGTACGTCAAGAGCCCGCGGGCGCGCAACAAGATCAAGGCGTGGTTCAGCAAGGAGCGCCGCGAGGAGGCCATCGAGGCCGGCAAGGACAGCATCGTCAAGGCGCTGCGCAAGCAGAACCTGCCGCTGCAGCGCATCATGAGCCACGACTCGATGACCGCCGTCGCGAACGACCTGCGCTACCAGGACATCGACGCCCTCTACGCCGCCGTCGGCGAGAGCCACGTCTCGGCCCAGCACGTCGTCGGCAAGATCGTCGCCGCCCTCGGAGGGGTGGAGGGCGCGACCGAGGACCTCGCCGAGGCGACGGTCCCCAACCGCGCCGCCCGCCGCCGCGGGGGAGACCCCGGCGTCGTCGTCGTGGGCATGAGCGACGTGTGGGTCAAGCTGGCCAAGTGCTGCACGCCGGTGCCGGGCGACCCCATCCTCGGCTTCGTCACCCGCGGCAACGGCGTGTCGGTGCACCGGGTCGACTGCACGAACGCCGACCAGCTGACGGCCAACCCCGAGCGCCTCATCGAGGTCGAGTGGGCGCCGAGCTCGGCGAGCGTCTTCCTCGTGCAGCTGCAGGTCGAGGCCCTCGACCGCAACCGGCTGCTCAGCGACGTCACCCGGGTGCTCAGCGACCAGCACGTCAACATCCTGTCGGCGTACGTGCAGACCTCGCGCGACCGGATGGCCATCTCGCGCTTCACCTTCGAGATGGGCGACCCGGCCCACCTCGACCACGTCATCAAGGCCGTGCGCAAGATCGACGGGGTCTTCGACGTCTACCGCGTCAACGGCGGCAAGTCGACCGCCTGA